One Pseudonocardia abyssalis DNA segment encodes these proteins:
- a CDS encoding response regulator has protein sequence MIRVLIVDDHPVVRDGLRGVIDGEADMSVVGEAGHGAEALARVESGTGVDVVLMDLRMPVMDGVDAIRALRRAAPATRVLVLTTFDADRDVLPAIEAGATGYLLKDTPRDELLRAVRAAHRGEAVLSPAVAGRLMGQVRTPSTETLSAREMEVLRFVADGSTNRETARALFISEATVKTHLLHVYAKLEVRDRASAVAAAYQRGLLPTDPR, from the coding sequence GTGATCCGGGTGCTGATCGTCGACGACCACCCCGTCGTCCGCGACGGGCTGCGCGGCGTCATCGACGGCGAGGCCGACATGTCCGTCGTGGGTGAGGCGGGGCACGGGGCCGAGGCGCTCGCGCGGGTGGAGTCCGGCACGGGCGTCGACGTCGTGCTCATGGACCTGCGGATGCCGGTGATGGACGGCGTCGACGCGATCCGGGCACTGCGCCGCGCGGCTCCCGCCACCCGCGTGCTCGTGCTCACCACGTTCGACGCCGACCGCGACGTCCTGCCCGCGATCGAGGCCGGCGCCACCGGGTACCTGCTCAAGGACACCCCGCGCGACGAGCTGCTGCGCGCGGTCCGCGCCGCCCACCGGGGCGAGGCGGTGCTGTCGCCCGCGGTAGCCGGACGGCTGATGGGGCAGGTCCGGACCCCCTCCACCGAGACCTTGAGCGCGCGGGAGATGGAGGTCCTGCGGTTCGTCGCGGACGGGTCGACGAACCGCGAGACGGCCCGGGCGCTGTTCATCAGCGAGGCGACGGTGAAGACGCACCTGCTGCACGTCTACGCGAAGCTCGAGGTGCGCGACCGCGCGTCCGCGGTGGCCGCCGCCTACCAGCGCGGGCTCCTCCCGACCGACCCGCGCTGA
- a CDS encoding DUF6412 domain-containing protein, whose product MHGFWARVSGFVLLVSALFGAVLVDAGLLDAGPAETGSLLIGAVGALLLVWGVAQPGPSVDVPGPAAAARDRRRAIARRAAPRQHDPDAAGHTRSRAPSETSPAV is encoded by the coding sequence ATGCACGGCTTCTGGGCGCGGGTGAGCGGGTTCGTCCTGCTCGTCTCCGCGCTGTTCGGGGCCGTGCTCGTCGACGCCGGCCTGCTCGACGCGGGCCCCGCCGAGACCGGGTCGCTGCTGATCGGGGCCGTCGGCGCGCTGCTGCTCGTCTGGGGCGTCGCGCAGCCCGGCCCGTCGGTCGACGTCCCCGGGCCGGCCGCCGCCGCCCGCGACCGCCGCCGCGCGATCGCCCGCCGCGCCGCGCCCCGCCAGCACGACCCGGACGCCGCCGGGCACACCCGCTCCCGAGCCCCGTCGGAGACGTCACCGGCGGTGTAG
- a CDS encoding GNAT family N-acetyltransferase, translating into MLTVFDARTLLPPERPGPLIHAHAAATGVGRIRVDRWPGPRAVHVELPGGNHALAGDPDALTADDLRGVTGLVDAAPEWAPLLGAPAAWPRLFAELPPGVPVPRSTARLLGPADAGALAALDPGCAWIHETWGGPARLAAAGVARAVVHDGRVVSVAVPFYVGAHHEDVGVVTDPAHRGAGLSTACAAALVHDIRARGRIPSWTTSPPNRASRAVAARLGFVTAGEGVLWAVGVPVPD; encoded by the coding sequence GTGCTCACCGTGTTCGACGCCCGCACCCTCCTCCCGCCCGAGCGCCCCGGGCCGCTGATCCACGCCCACGCCGCGGCCACCGGCGTCGGGCGGATCCGGGTGGACCGCTGGCCGGGCCCGCGGGCGGTGCACGTCGAGCTGCCCGGCGGCAACCACGCGCTCGCCGGGGATCCCGACGCCCTCACCGCCGACGACCTGCGCGGCGTCACCGGCCTCGTCGACGCGGCCCCGGAGTGGGCCCCGCTGCTCGGCGCGCCCGCCGCATGGCCCCGCCTGTTCGCCGAGCTGCCGCCCGGCGTGCCCGTCCCCCGCTCCACCGCCCGGCTCCTCGGACCGGCCGACGCCGGAGCACTCGCCGCGCTCGACCCGGGGTGCGCGTGGATCCACGAGACATGGGGCGGGCCGGCCCGGCTCGCCGCGGCGGGCGTCGCGCGGGCGGTGGTGCACGACGGGCGGGTGGTGTCGGTGGCCGTCCCGTTCTACGTCGGCGCGCACCACGAGGACGTCGGCGTCGTCACCGACCCGGCGCACCGCGGCGCGGGCCTGTCCACGGCGTGCGCCGCCGCGCTCGTGCACGACATCCGGGCCCGGGGCCGGATCCCGAGCTGGACGACCTCGCCGCCGAACCGCGCGAGCCGCGCCGTCGCCGCCCGGCTCGGTTTCGTCACCGCGGGCGAGGGTGTGCTGTGGGCCGTGGGGGTGCCGGTGCCGGACTGA
- a CDS encoding flavin-containing monooxygenase, protein MELTEPTPGHAPGRDELARAMDHANLPTLVAVLHQLTGDARWLADPYRPTRSRGMDDHDDGGFTEDVRRELCAAAVDAVLAWSDGRPPAVPAPTGDALLDLMSLAVGEEVPPEYEPMAALDMGFRAPTPVPAASRAFRVVVIGAGVSGMLAAIGLREAGIDHVVLEKNDDVGGTWLENRYPGAGVDTPSHLYSYSFAPRQWTTHFGKRDEVLGYLREIADRHDLRRVIRFGTEVVSAVYGDQRWTVTTADGETTTADAVITAIGVLNRPKVPDLPGTFDGPVVHSARWPDDLDVTGKRVAIVGTGASAMQIVPAIAERAGHVTVFQRSPQWAAPNDVYFAEVDAAKKLLLEHVPFYRRWYRTRLAWNVNDRVHPALQVDPEWEHPERSVNAANDAHRRFFTRYLESQLAGREDLLAKALPDYPPFGKRMLLDNGWFAALRRDDVDLVTEPVTAFTPAGVRAADGTEHDADVVVLCTGFEAHLQLPFDVRGRDGVSIRDLWGDDDPDAYLGVAVAGFPNLFLTNGPGTALGHGGSQFTVIECQMRFILDALGTMAANGIGAVEVRPEAHADYAARQDAAHEQMIWTHPGMRNWYRNPAGRVVTTLPWRIVDYWTMTRQVDWADFVTEPAG, encoded by the coding sequence ATGGAGCTGACGGAACCGACCCCCGGGCACGCGCCAGGGCGGGACGAGCTGGCCCGGGCGATGGACCACGCCAACCTCCCGACCCTGGTCGCGGTGCTCCACCAGCTCACCGGCGACGCGCGCTGGCTGGCCGACCCGTACCGGCCCACCCGCAGCCGCGGCATGGACGATCACGACGACGGTGGGTTCACCGAGGACGTGCGGCGCGAGCTGTGCGCCGCGGCCGTCGACGCGGTGCTGGCCTGGTCCGACGGCCGCCCGCCCGCGGTGCCCGCCCCCACCGGCGACGCGCTGCTCGACCTGATGAGCCTCGCCGTCGGCGAGGAGGTCCCGCCGGAGTACGAGCCGATGGCCGCACTCGACATGGGGTTCCGCGCGCCCACGCCGGTCCCGGCCGCGTCCCGTGCGTTCCGGGTCGTCGTCATCGGGGCCGGGGTGTCCGGGATGCTCGCCGCGATCGGGCTGCGCGAGGCCGGGATCGACCACGTCGTGCTGGAGAAGAACGACGACGTCGGCGGCACCTGGCTGGAGAACCGCTACCCCGGCGCGGGTGTCGACACCCCCAGCCACCTGTACTCGTACTCGTTCGCGCCGCGGCAGTGGACGACCCACTTCGGCAAGCGCGACGAGGTGCTCGGCTACCTGCGCGAGATCGCCGACCGACACGACCTGCGGCGCGTCATCCGGTTCGGCACCGAGGTCGTCTCCGCGGTCTACGGCGACCAACGCTGGACGGTCACGACGGCCGACGGCGAGACGACCACCGCCGACGCCGTGATCACCGCGATCGGCGTGCTCAACCGCCCGAAGGTCCCCGACCTGCCGGGCACCTTCGACGGGCCGGTCGTCCACTCCGCGCGCTGGCCCGACGACCTCGACGTCACCGGCAAGCGCGTCGCGATCGTCGGCACCGGGGCCAGCGCGATGCAGATCGTGCCCGCGATCGCGGAGCGGGCGGGGCACGTCACGGTGTTCCAGCGCTCGCCGCAGTGGGCCGCGCCCAACGACGTCTACTTCGCCGAGGTCGACGCCGCGAAGAAGCTGCTGCTCGAGCACGTGCCGTTCTACCGGCGCTGGTACCGCACCCGGCTGGCCTGGAACGTCAACGACCGCGTGCACCCGGCGCTGCAGGTCGATCCGGAGTGGGAGCACCCGGAGCGCTCCGTCAACGCCGCGAACGACGCCCACCGGCGCTTCTTCACCCGCTACCTGGAGTCGCAGCTGGCCGGCCGAGAGGATCTGCTGGCCAAGGCCCTGCCCGACTACCCGCCGTTCGGCAAGCGGATGCTGCTCGACAACGGCTGGTTCGCCGCGCTGCGCCGCGACGACGTCGACCTGGTCACCGAGCCCGTCACCGCGTTCACCCCCGCCGGGGTCCGGGCCGCCGACGGCACCGAGCACGACGCCGACGTCGTCGTCCTGTGCACCGGGTTCGAGGCGCACCTGCAGCTCCCGTTCGACGTCCGCGGCCGTGACGGCGTGTCGATCCGCGACCTGTGGGGCGACGACGACCCGGACGCCTACCTCGGCGTCGCGGTCGCCGGGTTCCCCAACCTGTTCCTCACCAACGGGCCCGGCACGGCGCTCGGCCACGGCGGCAGCCAGTTCACCGTCATCGAGTGCCAGATGCGGTTCATCCTCGACGCGCTGGGCACGATGGCGGCGAACGGGATCGGCGCGGTCGAGGTGCGGCCGGAGGCCCACGCCGACTACGCCGCCCGCCAGGACGCCGCCCACGAACAGATGATCTGGACCCACCCCGGCATGCGGAACTGGTACCGCAATCCGGCCGGTCGGGTCGTCACGACGCTGCCGTGGCGGATCGTCGACTACTGGACGATGACGCGGCAGGTCGACTGGGCCGACTTCGTCACCGAGCCGGCCGGGTAG
- the yidC gene encoding membrane protein insertase YidC — protein sequence MLDPVYYTVSAVMWVWHQLFAFLLGPTSGLGWALSVVFLVLTLRAVMIRPFLASVRSGRAMRALAPQVALLKERHGDDRAALARATQELQREHGVSVVGGCLPALLQIPVFIGLLHVLHGFNRPGLTFEQNSTIANYVFPPDDVRSFLQARLFGAPLSSYLSMPQDLLDSFGAHVDRWEVAAVALPLMVIAAVATHFTARHSLAQQTTPTGPAASIMRATPWIFPLGALVGGLFFPFPVAILLYWLTNNVWTLVQQRIVFSRLGPVAPLLKALPNPVPVAVAAAPARIPGSKPTKPRRNSSGHRPSRRRR from the coding sequence GTGCTCGATCCCGTCTACTACACCGTGTCCGCCGTCATGTGGGTGTGGCACCAGCTGTTCGCGTTCCTGCTCGGCCCCACCAGCGGCCTGGGCTGGGCGCTGTCGGTGGTGTTCCTCGTGCTCACCCTGCGCGCCGTCATGATCAGACCGTTCCTCGCGTCGGTGCGGTCCGGCCGCGCGATGCGCGCGCTCGCCCCGCAGGTCGCGCTGCTCAAGGAGCGCCACGGCGACGACCGCGCCGCACTGGCCCGCGCCACCCAGGAGCTCCAGCGCGAGCACGGGGTGAGCGTCGTCGGCGGCTGCCTGCCCGCGCTGCTGCAGATCCCCGTGTTCATCGGCCTGCTGCACGTCCTGCACGGGTTCAACCGGCCCGGGCTGACGTTCGAGCAGAACTCGACGATCGCCAACTACGTCTTCCCGCCCGACGACGTGCGCTCGTTCCTGCAGGCCCGGCTGTTCGGCGCGCCGCTGTCGTCGTACCTGTCGATGCCGCAGGACCTGCTCGACTCCTTCGGCGCGCACGTCGACCGGTGGGAGGTCGCGGCCGTCGCCCTGCCGCTGATGGTGATCGCGGCCGTCGCCACGCACTTCACCGCGCGCCACTCGCTCGCCCAGCAGACGACCCCCACCGGGCCCGCCGCGTCGATCATGCGCGCGACGCCGTGGATCTTCCCGCTCGGGGCGCTGGTCGGCGGCCTGTTCTTCCCGTTCCCCGTCGCGATCCTGCTGTACTGGCTGACGAACAACGTGTGGACGCTGGTGCAGCAGCGGATCGTGTTCAGCCGCCTCGGACCCGTCGCGCCCCTGCTGAAGGCGCTGCCGAATCCGGTGCCCGTCGCGGTGGCCGCCGCCCCGGCCAGGATCCCCGGGTCGAAGCCGACGAAGCCCCGCAGGAACTCCTCGGGCCACAGGCCCAGCCGCAGGCGCCGCTGA
- a CDS encoding SAM-dependent methyltransferase → MTSPSTDRRPAPPPIDPAALGRVVVVAAHPDDGVLAVGGLLRAVLDTGGQVELVVATGAGPDGLDRALAAIGLGGVPVHRLGLGGDGLTAALVPLLRDADTYLAPWTGDPHPDQAATGRAAADAAPVTAFGFGYPAGTWERMAADDPGVPWEHAYTHPLDADVRAAKRRARACLGAVAVREAGTEVVFRYPRSSGAPRARFDELYARGVGDPWETRTAWYERRKRAMVLACLPAERYRHAAEPACGTGALTGDLAARCDRISASDFADSAVAQTTAAVPGHVDVARLTLPDPAALPAGIDLAVLSEVLYYLSDDDLAAVVDRLAAALELGGDVVLVHWDGWPAEAPRDGAAAHRVLLEDPRFELLVSVVDEEFLLHVLRRW, encoded by the coding sequence GTGACGTCACCCTCGACGGACCGTCGCCCGGCTCCCCCACCGATCGACCCGGCCGCGCTGGGGCGGGTGGTGGTCGTCGCCGCCCACCCGGACGACGGGGTGCTCGCCGTCGGCGGGCTGCTGCGCGCGGTGCTGGACACCGGCGGACAGGTGGAGCTCGTCGTCGCCACCGGGGCGGGGCCCGACGGGCTCGACCGTGCGCTGGCGGCGATCGGCCTGGGCGGGGTACCGGTGCACCGCCTCGGGCTGGGCGGCGACGGGCTCACCGCGGCACTGGTCCCGCTCCTGCGCGACGCCGACACCTACCTCGCCCCGTGGACCGGCGACCCGCATCCCGACCAGGCCGCCACCGGGCGGGCCGCGGCGGACGCGGCCCCCGTCACCGCGTTCGGCTTCGGCTACCCCGCCGGCACCTGGGAGCGGATGGCGGCCGACGACCCGGGCGTCCCGTGGGAGCACGCCTACACCCATCCCCTCGACGCCGACGTGCGCGCGGCCAAGCGCCGGGCCCGGGCCTGCCTCGGTGCGGTGGCGGTCCGGGAGGCGGGCACGGAGGTCGTGTTCCGGTACCCCCGCTCGTCCGGAGCTCCGCGCGCGCGGTTCGACGAGTTGTACGCCCGCGGCGTCGGCGACCCCTGGGAGACCCGCACGGCCTGGTACGAGCGCCGCAAACGCGCGATGGTGCTGGCCTGCCTGCCCGCGGAGCGCTACCGGCACGCCGCGGAGCCCGCGTGCGGCACCGGCGCCCTGACCGGTGACCTCGCCGCGCGCTGCGACCGGATCAGCGCATCGGACTTCGCCGACTCCGCCGTCGCGCAGACGACCGCGGCGGTGCCCGGCCACGTCGACGTCGCCCGGCTCACCCTGCCCGACCCCGCCGCCCTCCCGGCGGGGATCGACCTCGCGGTGCTCTCCGAGGTCCTCTACTACCTCTCCGACGACGACCTCGCCGCCGTCGTCGACCGGCTCGCGGCGGCCCTCGAGCTGGGCGGGGACGTCGTGCTGGTGCACTGGGACGGCTGGCCCGCGGAGGCCCCGCGCGACGGGGCGGCGGCCCACCGCGTGCTGCTGGAGGACCCGCGCTTCGAGCTCCTGGTCTCCGTGGTCGACGAGGAGTTCCTGCTGCACGTGCTGCGGCGCTGGTGA